One segment of Purpureocillium takamizusanense chromosome 7, complete sequence DNA contains the following:
- the CHO2 gene encoding Phosphatidylethanolamine N-methyltransferase (EggNog:ENOG503NU5P~BUSCO:EOG09260EZT~TransMembrane:9 (i90-108o114-136i203-223o229-248i397-418o424-448i481-498o504-525i585-602o)~COG:I), with the protein MTTAAAELPSDGGELRLRQARKATNAASVSTPELVASKGNLVRDDEHADKVKGKKTFGRTPDGTVFIVPTTHDMVSQLLDPRQPKNLSDVLVLGILALHILAAYMLPAGWKRPVFALIFLCWRAAYNVGIGVLLHIQSHHRRLITWARRWKLFEDPKTGRNPRPWLYRLLKRELEAKIPEDYQFDKAPLEYNTWLVFRRVVDLILMCDFVSYCLFAIVCGHTPKGEGILMGLARWALGIALVGFNLWVKLDAHRVVKDFAWYWGDFFYLIDQDLTFDGVFEMAPHPMYSIGYAGYYGISMMAASYEVLFISIVAHLAQFAFLVTVENPHIEKTYNPPPPRPRTLTMSQSDVSLPLNHHDEASVDRPDSSASASAPAYVINDPPAAVHDMVGLNNMDLFRVPDCVVVILPLYVAVLTLVTPSTPIWQALFVAHALGWRVWYHLGLGLILDRQSKTKMWTRHFLKFGESAGEAWRQWKGMHHISMIMCNTAFIAACWKMYSPPADWGYGLVLLKHVMGASLVALQLWTAFSVYDSLGEFGWFCGDFFFDQEAKLTYTSIYRFLNNPERIFGTAGVWGGALITWSRSIFIMAIVTQILSVFYLSFIERPHMQKVYGRSLRREAGLTKFIKRSLPPPVKGWQESVDKVLDDTAHFVEDFLDTARPKFAAGVKTIVRDTSALFNMAPARLTLTRIAPDLAGLDPKQYSLSVDGTVSMLASTRDVRASGKESVTGRFPKEIKTRIYEYGSPLKVRWRAPANHSPKDWIGLYMVTDNRSRETTEVSSLGRWAPTNAGVYDALTADSSIVTAEHAVSVKGMAGSKLVEGEVLFQGDKLWWTQGVFEFRYHHDGNHSVMTVSEPFEIRIGPFAEEDVDVDAKGLYAKAVESAILPVVKNCLDRDPDIAPSTVDEPFGSHVERDGKYARRIVYAIREMFGIEFAPAVVLADRNVRKLAWRICNAKEVLAPYSMSHSKGTTTPAALDFEAQKA; encoded by the exons atgaccaccgccgccgcagagctGCCCTCCGACGGGGGCGAGCTCCGCCTGCGGCAGGCTCGCAAAGCAACCAACGCCGCCTCAGTCTCAACGCCTGAGCTTGTCGCGTCCAAGGGCAATCTGGTAcgggacgacgagcacgcggacaaggtcaagggcaagaagacgTTTGGCCGCACTCCAGATGGCACAG TCTTCATCGTGCCCACCACGCACGACATGGTCTCCCAGCTGCTAGACCCCCGGCAACCCAAGAATCTCTCCGAtgtgctcgtcctcggaATCCTCGCGCTGCATATCTTGGCCGCATACAtgctgccggccggctggaAGCGCCCCGTCTTCGCGCTCATCTTCCTCTGCTGGCGGGCCGCGTACaacgtcggcatcggcgtcttGTTACACATCCAGtcgcaccaccgccgcctcatcaCGTGGGCGCGCCGCTGGAAGCTCTTTGAGGACCCCAAGACGGGCAGGAACCCACGTCCGTGGTTGTACAGACTACTCAAGCGAGAGCTCGAGGCAAAGATCCCCGAAGACTACCAGTTCGACAAGGCGCCCCTCGAGTACAACACGTGGCTGGTCTTCCGCAGGGTCGTCGACTTGATCTTGATGTGTGATTTCGTGTCCTACTGCCTCTTCGCCATTGTCTGCGGTCATACGCCCAAGGGCGAGGGGATCCTCATGGGCCTCGCGCGCTGggcgctcggcatcgccctcgtTGGCTTCAACCTCTGGGTCAAGCTGGACGCCCACCGCGTCGTCAAAGACTTTGCCTGGTACTGGGGTGACTTCTTCTACCTCATCGACCAAGACCTGACCTTCGACGGCGTGTTTGAGATGGCGCCGCACCCGATGTACTCGATTGGCTACGCAGGCTACTATGGCATCTCCATGATGGCCGCCAGCTACGAGGTGCTCTTCATCTCGATCGTCGCCCATCTCGCCCAGTTCGCCTTTCTCGTGACTGTGGAGAACCCGCACATCGAGAAGACATACAacccgcctccgccccggCCGAGAACTCTGACCATGAGTCAAAGTGAcgtctccctccccctcaaccaccacgacgaggccTCTGTCGACCGTCCAGACTCTtctgcctccgcctccgctcCGGCCTACGTTATCAAtgacccgcccgccgcagtGCATGACATGGTTGGTCTGAACAACATGGACCTGTTCCGCGTGCCTgactgcgtcgtcgtcatcctgcCCCTATACGTAGCTGTGTTGACGCTCGTGACACCTTCCACCCCGATATGGCAAGCCCTCTTCGTCGCGCACGCTCTGGGCTGGCGCGTCTGGTACCATCTCGGGCTCGGCCTCATCTTGGACAGGCAGTCCAAGACCAAGATGTGGACGCGGCACTTTCTCAAGTTCGGTGAGAGCGCCGGTGAGGCGTGGCGGCAGTGGAAGGGCATGCATCACATCAGTATGATCATGTGCAACACggccttcatcgccgcctgctgGAAGATGtactcgccgcccgcggacTGGGGCTACGGGCTCGTGCTGCTCAAGCACGTCATGGGCGCGTCGCTGGTCGCGCTGCAGCTTTGGACCGCATTCAGCGTCTATGACTCCCTCGGCGAGTTTGGCTGGTTCTGCGGCGACTTCTTCTTTGATCAGGAGGCTAAACTCACGTACACGTCCATCTACCGCTTCCTCAACAACCCCGAGAGGATTTTCGGCACGGCCGGCGTCTGGGGCGGCGCCCTCATCACGTGGAGCCGGTCCAtcttcatcatggccatTGTCACGCAGATCTTGTCCGTCTTCTACCTCTCCTTCATCGAGAGGCCCCATATGCAAAAGGTCTATGGCAGAAGTCTGCGCAGGGAAGCCGGCCTCACCAAGTTCATCAAGCgatcgctgccgccacccgtCAAGGGCTGGCAGGAGAGCGTGGACAAAGTCCTAGATGACACGGCCCACTTTGTTGAGGACTTCCTCGACACGGCACGGCCCAAGTTTGCGGCAGGCGTCAAGACAATTGTTCGCGATACTTCGGCCCTCTTCAACATGGCGCCCGCGCGTCTCACCCTTACGCGGATTGCTCCGGATCTGGCTGGCCTGGACCCCAAGCAGTATTCACtgagcgtcgacggcacAGTGTCGATGCTGGCGTCAACAAGAGACGTTCGCGCCTCGGGCAAGGAGAGCGTGACGGGCCGGTTTCCTAAGGAGATCAAGACCAGGATCTACGAGTACGGCTCGCCTCTCAAGGTGAGGTGGCGGGCTCCGGCGAACCACAGTCCCAAGGACTGGATTGGTCTGTACATGGTTACCGACAACCGATCGAGGGAGACGACAGAAGTATCATCTCTTGGCCGCTGGGCCCCGACAAACGCAGGCGTTTACGATGCACTCACGGCCgacagcagcatcgtcacggCGGAACATGCCGTATCGGTTAAGGGCATGGCCGGGTCGAAGTTGGTGGAAGGCGAGGTGCTTTTCCAAGGAGACAAGCTTTGGTGGACACAAGGGGTGTTTGAGTTCCGGTaccaccacgacggcaaCCACAGCGTCATGACCGTCTCGGAGCCGTTTGAGATTCGGATCGGGCCGtttgccgaggaggacgtggACGTTGACGCCAAGGGCTTGTACGCTAAGGCGGTGGAGTCGGCGATCCTCCCGGTGGTGAAGAACTGCCTCGACCGAGACCCTGACATTGCGCCGAGCACAGTGGACGAGCCGTTTGGCAGCCACGTGGAGCGGGATGGCAAGTACGCACGGCGCATCGTGTACGCGATTCGCGAGATGTTCGGCATCGAGTTTGCtccggcggtggtgctggcagACCGCAACGTGAGGAAGCTGGCGTGGAGAATCTGCAACGCCAAGGAGGTTCTG GCGCCATATAGCATGTCGCACTCCAAAGGCACAACGACACCAGCTGCGCTGGATTTTGAGGCGCAAAAGGCCTAG
- the TIF35 gene encoding translation initiation factor eIF3 subunit g (COG:J~BUSCO:EOG0926489S~EggNog:ENOG503NX70): MATTAPPKPKHDWADDDDIEETSTDLPPPQTISNKDGTKTIITFRYNDEGQKVKTTRRIRYVTHTETVNPRVADRKTWSKFGQSERDPAGPAADTTSVGENIIFRPSVNWRKDAKDESQDPNAQSMKDKLKDKKVKCRICNGEHFTARCPYKDTMAPVGESTSADVAAGMGDDPSVGAAGAGKKGSYVPPALRGAAGAAGERMGGKFGERDDFATLRVTNVSEMAEEGELRDMFERFGRVTRVFLAKDRETGMAKGFAFISFADRGDAVKACNKMDGYGFKHLILRVEFAKKAQ; the protein is encoded by the exons ATGGCtaccacggcgccgcccaagcccaa GCACGActgggccgacgacgatgatatCGAGGAGACATCAACCGACCTGCCGCCCCCCCAGACCATCTCCAACAAGGACGGCACCAAGACCATCATCACATTCCGCTacaacgacgagggccaAAAAGTAaagacgacgcgccgcatcCGCTATGTCACGCACACTGAGACCGTGAACCCCCGCGTTGCCGACCGCAAGACGTGGAGCAAGTTTGGCCAGAGCGAACGGGATCCCGCGGGCCCGGCCGCTGACACGACGTCGGTCGGCGAGAACATCATCTTCCGACCCAGCGTCAACTGGcgcaaggacgccaaggacGAGAGCCAGGACCCCAACGCCCAGTCGATGaaggacaagctcaaggacaagaaggtcAAGTGCCGTATTTGCAACGGCGAGCATTTCACGGCCCGGTGTCCGTACAAGGACACGATGGCGCCCGTTGGCGAAAGCACTTCggcagacgtcgccgccggaaTGGGCGACGATCCCTCAGTCGGAGCTGCGGGTGCTGGCAAGAAGGGCTCGTacgtgccgcccgccctgcgcggcgctgcgggcgcggccggcgaacGCATGGGTGGCAAGTTTGGCGAGAGAGACGACTTTGCCACGCTGCGCGTCACCAAC GTTTCCGAGATGGCAGAGGAGGGCGAGCTGCGGGACATGTTCGAGCGGTTCGGCCGCGTTACGAGAGTATTCCTTGCCAAGGACCGGGAAACGGGCATGGCCAAGGGCTTCGCCTTCATCAGCTTCGCggaccgcggcgacgcggtcaAGGCGTGCAACAAGATGGACGGTTACGGTTTCAAGCATCTCATTCTCAGGGTCGAGTTTGCCAAGAAGGCCCAGTAG
- a CDS encoding uncharacterized protein (EggNog:ENOG503P8K2), translated as MASKTDAPPPYGGQPEAPKPTYGNESSNPYDQNRQQGYYPPGGPAGPQQNYYQQQGPPQQGYYQPGPQMGYYNQQQGPYPSGQGPYPPQGQYGPGPGQYQQGPGYVPQQRQSAAPGICGGLLAGLACCCCLDLLF; from the coding sequence ATGGCTAGCAAgaccgacgcgccgccgccctacGGGGGCCAGCCCGAGGCGCCCAAGCCGACTTACGGGAACGAATCGTCCAATCCATACGACCAGAACCGGCAGCAAGGCTACTATCCTCCTGGCGGACCTGCCGGACCGCAACAGAACTACTATCAGCAGCaagggccgccgcagcaaggATACTACCAGCCTGGCCCCCAGATGGGATATTACAATCAGCAGCAGGGACCGTACCCCTCAGGCCAAGGCCCGTACCCGCCGCAGGGCCAGTATGGTCCCGGCCCCGGACAATACCAACAGGGCCCCGGCTACGTCCCGCAGCAGAGGCAAAGCGCAGCGCCAGGCATTTGTGGAGGCCTGTTAGCTGGTCTCGCgtgttgctgttgcttgGATCTCCTATTCTAA
- a CDS encoding uncharacterized protein (EggNog:ENOG503NW23~COG:S~TransMembrane:11 (o56-82i143-163o204-224i718-741o773-794i815-836o870-898i919-938o944-965i986-1004o1016-1038i)), with amino-acid sequence MAGLAHGAASPWAGAAAHPTYEIPDSLTSFARAVLVPRATDDASDPGSKSKSSQGIGIVSFLTAIGVAAAIFAAQFLVFVLLRNKLARIFKPKTYLVPERERTESPPSNTLAMIKALVRYDDREVINKCGLDAYFFLRYLKTLLVIFVPICAVVLPVLIPINYVGGRGHKVDVNDNADRSNNNTPTGLDTLAWQNVSSGNTSRYTAHLVMGILVIIWVCAVFFFELRVYIKVRQDYLTSAEHRLRASATTVLVGSIPDKWLSEEALRGLFDVFPGGVRNIWLNRDLTKLLDKISDRDSVHAKLESAETDLIKAAKKAQLKKRDAEEKKERKKHNIKAPTKEQKAARDKQDDDRAKALANSGEGTDSGNQNEVPHTVGEGVLESERDLDGQHGHNLEEGGRKKAKGHHMLGAVNPLAVVGKGLRTAGNEVNDTLGTSNGFMNADPANQRGPTRQVAGAGSPQNTGEQVEPAQPAVSFEGQRSLSRAPSTISEGSTKAIQKKMSRNAAAGNTVRVLENPDDMISRHETKFWQFWKPPTGGYANPVPQGTAAEEYLAKKAENPKTFGQAVKNFIPFMGKTKEEEPIEYPDAHNPDYQQEDDGEAEWAKYLKKKDRPTHRLPPFGVKWLPGLPLFNKKVDTIYWCREELARLNMEIEEDQKHLERFPLMPSAFVQFNHQVAAHMACQSVVHHLPRQMSPRMIEISPRDVIWDNMALNWWQEWLRSGIVTVTVFAMVFLWAIPVAWTAALSQLDKVIADADWAVPLRENKTISNLVKAIAGVLPAATLALLLILVPIILSFLAKFKGAKTGAQRNEFVQVYYFVFLFVQVFLVVSIASFFARSITDLIENIKQLQSVTSVLNLLADNLPAAANYFFSYMVLQALSTSSGTLLQVGALLMWFIIAPMFDSTARNKWTRNTSLNNINWGSFFPVYTNFACIGLVYCVISPLISIFAVITFSLLWLAQRYAMLYVNRFEMDTGGVLYPRAINQTFTGIYFMELCMAGLFFIVQDVGGTHTCTPHGVVMLVVLILTIVYQVLLNISFSPLFRYLPMTFEDEAVLRDEVFQRAQDVRFGLLQDPTQADEEDEAETMREKLQRPSGSDKDIELQELDPQRRTQGQMLRNHVKQVGNWAKGGGKQVGNWAKDGGQQLRKLKGIGDNTRAARYRRDQRQKDLESQRAIGDALFGGVHDDIEDLTPEERDILTQHAFQHYALRARRPTVWIPRDDLGVSEDEIRRTKAYSEHIWISDEGTALDSKVRVVYGKNPPDFSEVDIINL; translated from the exons atggctggccTCGCGCATGGCGCTGCCTCGCCGTGGGCGGGAGCAGCCGCGCACCCCACCTACGAGATTCCCGACTCCTTGACAAGCTTCGCCCGAGCAGTCCTGGTGCCGCGAGCCACTGACGATGCTAGCGACCCTGGAAGCAAGTCGAAAAGCTCGCAGGGCATCGGGATCGTCAGTTTTCTTACTGCCATTGGTGTCGCGGCCGCCATTTTCGCAGCCCAGTTCCTGGTCTTTGTGCTGTTGCGAAACAAACTGGCTCGCATCTT CAAACCGAAGACGTACTTGGTTCCAGAACGCGAGCGAACCGAGTCCCCTCCAAGCAACACGTTAGCAATGATCAAGGCCCTTGTCCGATATGACGATCGCGAGGTCATCAATAAGTGCGGTCTCGACGCTTACTTCTTCCTGCGCTACCTGAAAACgctcctcgtcatcttcgtcccTATATGCGCCGTTGTTTTACCGGTCCTGATCCCCATCAACTacgtcggcggcaggggccACAAGGTCGACGTCAACGACAACGCAGACAgaagcaacaacaacacacCCACCGGACTCGATACCCTCGCCTGGCAGAATGTGAGCTCAGGTAACACCAGCCGCTACACAGCTCACCTTGTTATGGGAATTCTCGTCATCATCTGGGTTTGCGCCGTTTTTTTCTTCGAGCTCCGGGTCTACATCAAGGTTAGGCAGGACTATCTCACGAGCGCCGAACACAGGCTTCGCGCGTCGGCCACCACCGTGCTGGTCGGCTCAATTCCAGACAAGTGGCTCAGCGAGGAAGCCCTCAGGGGACTCTTTGACGTCTTTCCGGGAGGCGTCAGAAATATATGGCTAAATCGTGACCTGACCAAGCTGCTGGATAAAATCTCCGACCGAGACAGTGTCCACGCCAAGCTTGAGTCTGCCGAGACTGACCTCATCAAAGCCGCGAAGAAAGCACAGCTAAAAAAACGAGATGCCGAAGAAAAGAAGGAGCGTAAGAAGCACAACATCAAAGCTCCCACAAAGGAGCAAAAGGCCGCCCGGGATaagcaggacgacgacagaGCCAAGGCACTGGCAAACAGCGGCGAAGGAACCGACTCCGGCAATCAAAATGAAGTACCCCATACGGTGGGGGAAGGGGTTCTGGAATCGGAGAGGGACCTCGACGGGCAGCACGGCCACAACTTGGAAGAAGGGGGCCGCAAGAAGGCCAAAGGTCACCACATGCTCGGCGCTGTTAATCCGCTTGCTGTGGTTGGTAAAGGACTGCGAACCGCCGGCAACGAAGTAAACGACACGCTCGGGACTAGCAACGGCTTCATGAATGCTGATCCTGCTAATCAGCGGGGCCCAACGAGGCAagtcgctggcgctggatcACCTCAGAACACCGGCGAGCAGGTAGAGCCCGCACAGCCTGCAGTGTCCTTTGAAGGGCAACGCAGTCTCTCGCGTGCCCCATCGACGATCTCGGAAGGCTCTACAAAGGCCATCCAGAAGAAGATGAGCCGAAACGCTGCCGCAGGAAACACTGTTCGAGTTTTGGAAAACCCTGACGATATGATCTCTCGCCACGAAACAAAGTTCTGGCAGTTCTGGAAACCCCCTACCGGCGGATACGCCAACCCTGTGCCGCAGGGAACAGCAGCTGAAGAGTACCTGGCCAAGAAGGCTGAAAACCCGAAGACGTTTGGCCAAGCAGTCAAGAACTTCATTCCCTTCATGGGGAAGACCAAAGAAGAGGAGCCCATAGAGTACCCCGACGCGCACAATCCCGACTACCAGCaggaagacgatggcgaagCCGAGTGGGCAAAGTATCTTAAGAAGAAGGATCGCCCTACGCATCGGCTGCCGCCTTTCGGAGTCAAATGGCTACCAGGACTGCCCCTGTTCAACAAAAAGGTCGACACGATATATTGGTGCCGCGAAGAGCTGGCACGCCTAAACATGGAAATCGAGGAGGATCAGAAACATCTTGAGCGATTCCCCCTGATGCCATCAGCCTTCGTCCAGTTTAACCACCAGGTTGCCGCACACATGGCTTGCCAAAGCGTCGTGCATCATTTACCACGACAGATGTCGCCCCGCATGATCGAGATCTCGCCCCGAGACGTCATTTGGGACAACATGGCTCTCAACTGGTGGCAAGAATGGCTTCGGTCAGGCATTGTGACCGTCACGGTCTTTGCCATGGTCTTCCTGTGGGCCATTCCCGTTGCTTGGACAGCGGCTCTGAGCCAGCTCGACAAGGTCATTGCCGATGCGGACTGGGCCGTGCCCCTCCGAGAAAATAAGACGATATCGAATctcgtcaaggccattgCCGGTGTCCTGCCAGCTGCCACGCTCGCGCTGTTGCTTATCCTCGTCCCCATCATACTCAGCTTCCTGGCAAAATTCAAGGGTGCCAAGACCGGTGCTCAGAGGAACGAGTTCGTACAGGTTTATTACTTTGTATTCCTGTTCGTTCAAGTCTTCCTAGTCGTGTCGATTGCGTCCTTCTTTGCACGATCCATTACAGACTTGATTGAAAACATCAAGCAGCTGCAGTCAGTTACAAGTGTGTTGAACCTGCTTGCGGACAATCTTCCTGCGGCCGCAAACTATTTCTTCTCCTACATGGTCCTCCAAGCCTTATCGACGAGTTCTGGCACGCTGCTACAGGTCGGTGCGCTGCTCATGTGGTTCATAATCGCCCCAATGTTCGACAGCACGGCGCGGAACAAGTGGACACGAAACACGTCGCTCAACAATATCAACTGGGGCTCCTTCTTCCCCGTCTACACAAACTTCGCATGCATCGGCTTGGTATACTGCGTTATTTCGCCGTTGATTTCCATCTTTGCTGTCATTACGTTTAGTTTACTGTGGCTTGCTCAGAGGTACGCCATGCTGTACGTCAACAGGTTCGAAATGGacacgggcggcgtgctTTACCCGCGTGCCATCAATCAGACCTTTACAGGCATTTATTTCATGGAGCTTTGCATGGCCGGCCTGTTTTTCATTGTTCAGGACGTGGGCGGAACGCACACTTGCACCCCGCATGGCGTCGTCATGCTTGTGGTTCTGATCTTGACAATCGTCTACCAGGTGCTCCTGAACATCTCATTCTCGCCCCTTTTCCGGTACCTTCCAATGACCTTTGAGGATGAGGCAGTGCTGCGAGACGAGGTATTCCAGCGGGCCCAAGACGTTCGTTTCGGTCTCCTTCAGGATCCGACAcaggcggacgaggaggacgaagcgGAAACCATGCGGGAAAAGTTACAGCGGCCGTCAGGCAGCGACAAGGACATCGAGCTGCAGGAGTTGGATCCGCAACGGCGAACTCAGGGCCAAATGCTCCGCAATCACGTGAAGCAGGTCGGCAACTGGGCAAAGGGCGGTGGCAAGCAGGTTGGCAACTGGGCcaaagacggcggccagcaacTTCGAAAGTTGAAGGGCATCGGCGACAATACCCGAGCGGCCCGCTATCGTCGCGACCAACGCCAGAAGGACCTTGAGTCGCAGCGCGCGATAGGAGATGCCTTGTTTGGCGGCGTccacgacgacatcgaggacctgacgcccgaggagagGGATATCCTGACGCAACACGCATTCCAGCACTATGCCCTGCGAGCCAGGCGCCCGACGGTCTGGATACCGCGCGACGACCTCGGGgtcagcgaggacgagattCGTCGGACCAAAGCCTACAGCGAGCACATCTGGATCAGCGACGAGGGTACGGCCCTCGATAGCAAAGTGCGTGTTGTGTACGGGAAGAATCCGCCCGACTTTTCTGAGGTGGACATTATCAACTTGTAA
- a CDS encoding uncharacterized protein (COG:S~EggNog:ENOG503NWMD~MEROPS:MER0011785) gives MLKTQVATAVLQRTTRLSSLAVSPSPPSPPPATSSNYTTVVIHAPTSSSANAARMTTTEGTVRAQHPHEGHPHATDDIRAQQQKPQRPSAAYFPLGYKDAAYQWWTSITPPMAERNVLSLIPHLREAVDSLTRPVSSSSSTSSAGKTDPFSTRVWRRSLVQLSGKNRALNEVCVERVGEEPEETLVMVHGYGAGLGFFYNNFEPITRIPGLRLYALDMLGMGNSSRPPFKIHAKDKEQQVIEAENWFIDALEEWRKARKIERFTLLGHSLGGYLAVSYAIKYPGHLKKLILASPVGIPEDPYAVNAAMPEPGESTLENEFTQDQQSTTETSNAAATTAHKPAKDAAAAAAAAPKRPLPGWLVWLWDANVSPFSIVRMAGPLGPRFVSGWSSRRFNHLPANEAQALHDYSFSIFKQKGSGEYALAYILAPGAYARRPVINRIQDIGRQPLPPPSAAKDSSDGDRPAPRTSSLAKETGIPVVFMYGENDWMDVAGGLAAAEKLKEARARALSHATAEEKRSENGSARVVVVPKAGHHLYLDNPDDFNRVLREEVEATMKAERAKRSASL, from the exons ATGCTCAAGACCCAAGTCGCGACAGCGGTACTGCAGCGAACGACGCGCCTCTCGTCTCTCGCCGtctctccctcgccgccctcgcctcccccCGCGACGTCCTCCAACTACACTACCGTCGTCATACACGccccgacctcgtcgtccgccaacgccgccaggATGACCACCACCGAGGGTACGGTTCGCGCCCAGCATCCCCACGAGGGTCATCCCcacgccaccgacgacatccgcgcccagcagcagaagcccCAACGGCCGTCCGCAGCCTACTTTCCCCTGGGCTACAAGGATGCCGCCTACCAATGG TGGACGAGCATTACGCCACCCATGGCCGAGCGAAACGTCCTCTCCCTCATCCCCCACctccgcgaggccgtcgacagTCTGACCAGGCCCGtgtcatcttcctcgtccacAAGCTCCGCCGGAAAGACCGATCCCTTCAGCACCCGCGTCTGGCGCCGCTCCCTGGTGCAGCTCTCCGGCAAGAACCGCGCCCTCAACGAGGTCTGCGTggagcgcgtcggcgaggagcccgaAGAGACGCTCGTCATGGTCCACGGctacggcgccggcctcggcttcTTCTACAACAACTTTGAGCCCATTACCCGCATCCCTGGCCTGCGCCTTTACGCCCTCGACATGCTCGGCATGGGCAACTCGTCGCGCCCCCCCTTCAAGATCCacgccaaggacaaggagcagcaggtcatcgaggccgagaacTGGTTTatcgatgccctcgaggagTGGCGCAAGGCCCGCAAGATTGAGCGCTTCACCCTCCTCGGCCACTCCCTCGGCGGCTATCTCGCCGTCTCCTACGCCATCAAGTACCCCGGCCATCTCAAGAAGCTCATCCTCGCTTCCCCCGTCGGCATCCCCGAGGACCCGTacgccgtcaacgccgccatgcccgaaCCCGGCGAGTCCACACTCGAAAACGAGTTCACCCAGGACCAGCAGTCCACCACCGAGACGTCCAAtgctgcggcgacgaccgcaCACAAACCCGCGaaggatgccgccgccgcagccgccgcggctcccAAGCGACCGCTCCCCGGCTGGTTAGTCTGGCTCTGGGACGCCAATGTCTCCCCCTTCAGCATCGTCCGCATGGCGGGGCCGCTCGGCCCGCGCTTCGTCTCCGGCTGGAGCTCCCGCCGCTTCAACCACCTGCCTGCCAACGAAGCCCAGGCTCTCCACGACTACTCATTCTCCATCTTCAAGCAAAAGGGAAGCGGCGAGTACGCCCTCGCCTATAtcctcgcccccggcgccTATGCGCGCCGACCAGTCATCAACCGCATACAAGACatcggccgccagccgctcccgccgccttccGCCGCCAAAGACTCCTCCGATGGCgaccgccccgccccgcgcaCCTCATCGCTCGCAAAGGAGACGGGCATCCCCGTCGTCTTCATGTATGGTGAGAATGACTGGATggacgtggcgggcggcctcgccgccgcggagaagctcaaggaggcccgcgcccgggCCCTCTCCCACGCtaccgccgaggagaagcgcaGCGAGaacggcagcgcccgcgtcgtcgtggtcccCAAGGCCGGGCACCACCTCTACCTCGACAACCCGGACGACTTCAACCGCGTCCTCcgcgaggaggtcgaggccacCATGAAGGCCGAGAGGGCCAAGCGCTCGGCTTCTTTGTAG